A region of the Clostridium estertheticum subsp. estertheticum genome:
GACATAAACTATAATACCTAATTTTTCTTAATGTGTCAACATATTTTCTTGCTTTTTTCATTCTTTTTTTTTAATATAGTATATAAATCTAGTAAATTCAACGGTTTAAGCTTTAAATAAATTTTAAATTTTTTTTAATATATTACTAAATTCTAGACATACTTTATGATTTTATATAAAATCCATGTTCATCTTACTCATTTTAGGGTAAAATTATAATTAAACAATTTATATTATAAACATAATTTTTTCTCGAAGGGAGAGATTTTCTTGAAACATACTCTTATAATAGTTGGCGGAGGCGCTTCCGGTCTAACAGCTGCTCTTATAGCTAAAGATTCTGGTATAGATGTAGCGATAATCGAAGGAAGCGATAGAATTGGCAAAAAAATATTAACTACTGGTAATGGTAGATGTAATATTAGTAATGACAATATAAATAATGATAGATACCACAGTGATAATCCTGGTTTCTTTGCAGATACTCTAAATTCTTTTTCTGCAGCAGATACTATAGATTTTTTCGCTTCTTTGGGCATACCTTTGGTAACCGTAGATGGAGGTAAAATGTTCCCTATGTCTATGCAGGCCTCCTCAGTTCTTGATATATTAAGATTTTCCCTAGACGAAAAAAACATACCGGTCTATACAAATACTAAAGCTAAGGAAATCACTAAAACTAAGAAGGGTTTTAAAATTTATTGCTCAGATAATAGTATATATGAATGTGACAGGTTGATTCTTGCTGCTGGTGGCAAATGTGCCCCTAAAACAGGTTCTGACGGCTCTGGATATACATTAGCAAGGCAATTAGGCCACGATGTACTTCCTCAAGTACCTGCCCTCGTACAGCTTAAATTAAACTATAGCAGGTTAAAAGCTTTATCTGGAGTGAAATTTGATGGCTATGGAGAAATATTTATAAATGGTTTATGTATTCAAAAGGAATTTGGAGAAATACTCTTTACGGACTATGGCATTTCTGGCCCTCCAATACTTCAACTTAGCAGGACTGCAGCTTATGGCTTATCTAAAAGTAATAAAGTTTCTTTAAAAATTGACATGTTACCAAATATTAGCCGTGAAGATCTACCAAAATTTTTAAACAAACATTGGTCATTATTTGAAAGTCGCGACCTTTGTGATTCATTTATTGGCATAATTCACAAGAAACTTATTCCAATAATTTTAAAAGAAGCCAAAATAGAAGATATGCATAAAGCTTGCTGCAAATTAGCGCTAATAGAAAAAGAAGCCATTTATGATTTGCTTAAACATTGGCAATTTGAAGTATCAGGCACTAATTCTTTTTCAAATGCTCAAGTTACTGCAGGAGGTATTAATACAAAAGAAATTAACCCTCAAACTCTAGAATCTAATATTATAAAGGGCCTGTTTTTTGCAGGTGAAATATTAGATGTTGATGGAGATTGTGGTGGTTTTAACCTTCAATGGGCATGGAGTTCTGGTGCTGTTGCAGGAAGAAATGCTTCCAAATAGATTTTCTTATATATTACTAATGAAAAGGATAGATTGCTCAGATTTCTTTCACTTCACCATGTAACTCTAAAATTTATATTATTTACATCTGCTAAAAATCACAAACTCGCTTTCGCTCAAACATGCGATTTTCTTCACGCATCTGCAAATAAAATAAATTAAGAATTACTATGGTTTGTTCAAATGAATCCTACGCAATCTATCCTTTTGTTATCATAATATAAGAAAAATAATTTTAAGCATCCCATTACATTATTTTTTATTTTCATGTTTCTTTACAGACTTATCAGAATAACGCCATATCATAAATATTAAAACTAGAACTAAACATAATACACCAACAGTTATATTCAATTTTCCATAATGTATCCAGCTAAATACTATCATCATAATCCCGATAATTGTTATAATTCGTTTTGCCTTAATAGATTTCATATATTTCCCTTTCTTAAGCGATATATACTTTAGTTAATTCTAGTAACTATACCCAGATACTTTCCAAAAGAGTAAGCTCAACACCCTCTTCATTTACTATTCTGTGTCTACATATTGTTTTATCAACTTCTTTTATAACCTGCGTGCTTACTTTTATGATTTCACCGTATTTTGTTTCCTTTATGTAAGTCACCTTAATATTTTTAAGTTCTTTGTTTAATATTATGTCTTCAGGTATTGTCTCTATTGCCCAGGCTGCATATTTAACGTTATTTACGTGCATATTTGTATCAATATCACTGTATCTTACCTGAAAACTTTTCTCATTATCCACTTCATTTATTGATAATATATTCTCAATGTTTTTTAATGCATTGGGACTATCCTCTATACCATAAACTTCATATAATTCTTTTGTAACCCTTATCGGTCTTCTTGTATCTGTGTTTATTAAAATCCAAATTGAATCAGCATGACCTATTATATTTCCTTTACCATCAAAGATATCATATTTTCTATCTGCATAAAACTTTTTAAAAGAATGTGCAAATGTCTCCACCTTTATAGTCTCGTTAAGAAGTGGGTAAGACTTAATTGTTATATCCCACTTATATAAGACCCAAGCCATTTTATTCTCTTTAAGGTAGTCTATTCCTACTCCTAAAGTTTCACTTTGATACATTGCCATATCTCCTAGATAATTCATTATACTTGTAATCAGAACTCTTTTTTGTATATCTACTTCATAATAATGAATGTTATACTCCCTGCTTGTAACCACTGGAATTTTACTCACCATATCACCCCTATATTTTTTATAAGTACATAATATCTAATAATTTTGTTATTAATAATTTTGTTATTAATAATTTCTTTTATACTTAGATTATATCAAAATAAACTGCTTAAACATTCAATAATAAGTTAATATAAATATAAACTTTGATAAATTTTTATTTATGTATGTAATTGTTATGAAATAAGTGATAAAATATTGTTGTCAGTATTCGTTACGAAACTGAACTATAAATAAGGATTATGAATAGGTCGACTTATATCCTTATGGAATAAGAGCGGAGGGAACACATGATTAATAATAACTCTATTAAAATCAAAAAAATAAAAACACGTGAACTTACAACCATTGGTATGCTATCAGCAGTTTGTGTAGTACTTGGGTTAACTGGATATGGTTTTATTCCACTTCCTGGTTTCAAAGCTACTATAATGCATATTCCGGTTATTATAGGTTCAATAATAGGTGGCCCTATTGTTGGAATGACCATTGGTTTAATATTTGGTGTTTTCAGTGTTATACAAAACATAACTGCTCCCAATATACTATCTTTTGCTTTTATAAATCCTTTAGTATCTGTATTACCAAGGGTTCTTATTGGTCTTACTTCGTACTATGTTTATAAACTAAGCTTTGGTAAAAATGAAAACCTAAGAATTGGACTTGCTACCGTAATCGGTTCTTTAACTAACACATTTGGGGTTTTAACTATGGTATACATTTTATACGCAGCTAAATTTGCCGTTTCTAAGGGCATAGACCCTTCCATTGCTGCAAAAACTATTTATAGCCTTGCTATAATAAATGGTGTTCCAGAAGCCATCATAGCTACTATAATTACCATTCCTGTTATATTGGCCATTAAAAAAATAAGAAAAAATTAAAAAACAAGACACTTAGCATTTGCTAAGTGTCTTAATTTTTTTATGCGTTTATTGCAGTCATTAATTCTTCTAAATTAAGACCATGAACCATTGATGCTTCTTCTAATGTTTCAGCTTGTGCTGAAGGGCATCCAACACAACCCATTCCAAAGTTCATTAATACTTGAACTGATTCTGGTTTTTGTCTTACAACTTCGCCTATTGTCATATCCTTAGTTATTTTCATATTATATACCTCACTTTATTTTAGTTTGAAATAATTATATCAGAATTTGACTAGTTAATAAATAAAAATATTCACTAACTTTAATTCTCATTCTCATTGTATTCTATATACTTAAACTTTACTAGTACGCACTTTTTTAATCTTTAGTATCAATTTGTATACTTCATGCATGTTTTCTATATTATTTATATTTTCCTATAATACAAAAAACATACATGAGTATAAAATAATTTAATATATATTATATTTCAGTTAATACCATTGTTTGATCTCTTTTAGGACCTACTGAAACTATTGAAACCTTAACACCCGTAAACTCTTCAATTCTCTTTAAGTATATTTTTGCATTTTCAGGAAGTTCTTCATAACTTCTTGCATCTGCTATACTTAAATCCCAACCATCAAATTCTTCATATATTGGCACGCACATAGCTAAATCCTCAAGACTTGCTGGGAAATAATCTATAATACTACCCTCAAATTTATATCCTACGCAAATTTTGATTTTTTTAAGTCCTGCTAAAGTATCTATTTTGGTTACAGCAAAACTAGTGATTCCGGAAACTCTTGCTGCAGATTTTAATATAACAAGATCAAGCCATCCACATCTTCTTGCTCTACCTGTTGTTACACCAAATTCAAACCCTTTTTCGCGGATCCATTCTCCTGTTTCATCCTCAAGTTCTGTTGGGAATGGTCCCTTTCCTACTCTTGTAGTGTAAGCCTTAGCTACTCCTACGACACTTGTAATCATAGTAGGTCCTATTCCTGCTCCAACACAAACTCCACCTGCAATAGTGTTTGATGAAGTTACAAAAGGATATGAACCATAATCTATATCAAGTAAAGTACCTTGTGCTCCTTCAAATAAAACATTTTTTCCAGCTTTTATTGAATCATAAACTTTAACTGATATATCTTTGACAAAAGGCCTCATCCTATCTGCATACTCTAAATACTGTGTATATATTGTATCAAAATCTAAAGCTTTTCCACCCAAAACTTTTGTTATTATATCATTTTTAATTGTTAGATTAGTTTTAAGTTTTTCTTTTAGAACATCTTTTTTCATTAAGTCACAAACTCTAATTCCACTTCGTTCAAATTTATCAGTATAACAAGGGCCTATACCTTTTTTGGTAGTTCCAATATCATTTTTACCTCTGGCTATCTCATATAAATTGTCTAACTCTTTATGGTAAGGCATTATAACCTGTGATCTATCACTAATCATTAGTCTTTCTGGTGTTATATTCTCACCTAAACCTTGTAAATAATCAATTTCTTTAAATAAAGCTTCTGGATCTACAACAACACCATTACCTATTACATTCAATTTATTCTTGTATAGTATTCCTGATGGTATTAAGTGAAGTTTGTATTCCTTATCTCCTACAACAACAGTATGACCTGCATTGTTCCCACCTTGGAACCTGACTACAACGTCTGCTCCCTCAGCAAGATAATCTGTCATCTTACCTTTACCTTCATCACCCCACTGGGCCCCTAAAACAATAAATGCTGACATATAAATTCCTCGCTTTCTTTCAATTCGCAATAAATTTCTTAGATCCCTTGGCGCTCAAACTTCATTGCCTATTATGTTTACTTTATATTTGAATTATACACTTTAAACATTCATATAACCAATTATTTAAATTAATCACCATCGAAGGTGCTGTAATCTTAATCTTCCTTTGTAGTTATATCTCTTGCTACTATGACTCCAGTTGCAGATGCTTGCATTAACCCTCTAGTTATTCCTGCCCCATCCCCTATAGTATACAAATTATTAATCGCTGTTTCAAACTTATCATTTGTACTAAATTTACTAGAATAGAACTTAACTTCCACGCCATATAGTAATGTATTTTTGCTATATAATCCTGGTGCTATTTTGTCAAAAGCCTTTAATGCCTCTACAATAGACGTTAGATGTCTTTGTGGTAATACAAAACTTAAATCACCCGGTACTGCTGACTTTAGTGTAGGTACTGTAGTTGACTTACTTAACCTATTAACATCTGTTCTTCTTCCCTTTAGTAAATCCCCAAGTCTTTGAACCATTATTCCTCCACCAGTTAACATATTACCTAACTGAGCTATATATTTGCCATAACCAATAGGCTGATTAAACGGCTCTGTAAAACTAGTAGATACAAGCATTGCAAAGTTTGTATTGCTTGTTCTTAGTTTTTGATCTGAGTAACTATGACCATTTACAACTGCAATGGTATTATCATCATAATACTCCGCTGACACTACTCCACCTGGATTCATACAGAAAGTTCTAACCTTATTACCAAATGTATCAGAATAATAAACTAATTTTGCTTCATATAAGTCCTTTGTTAGATGATCCATAACAGAATTAGGCACCTCAACTCTTACCCCAATATCTACGGCATTGTTAGTAACCTTTATGCCATGTTTTTTAGCTTCATTTGCAATCCACTCAGCCCCACCTCTGCCAGGAGCAGCTACAACATATTTTGCATTAACCTTAAATACACCGTCTTTATTCTTTAATAATACTCCAGTAGCTTTATTGTCCTCAATTATTATCTCTTCCACTTCACTAAGTTCGACAAAGTCTGTATTTGTACTATCTATTAAATGATGATACATAGATTTTAAGACTTCATACGCAAGTTCTGTTCCTAAATGTCTTACAGGGCACTCAACAAGACGAATATTGTGTTTACTTGCCTCATATTTAACATCCTCTACTTTATCACTATTAAGTCCATAGACCTTTTCATTTGCTCCAAACTCCATGTATATATCATCACAATATTTTATTAATTCTTTTGATTCATCTTCAGACAAATATTCTAGAAGTCTTCCACCAACCTCTGGACTTAGTGAAAGCTTACCATCTGAAAAAGCTCCAGCTCCAGCCCATCCATATGTTATTCCACAGGGATTACATTTGACACATTTGCCATTGATCCTCGCTGGACATTTTCTTTTCTCTATATTTCTTCCTTTATCAACTATAAGTACATTGAGTTCAGGTTTTTTATTAGCAATTTCCAGTGCAGTAAATATTCCCGCTGGACCGGCTCCTACAACAATTACATCGTAAAAATTTTTCATTTCATATGCCTCCTTATACTACTCCGTATAGAATAAAAATTATCACTGGTTGCCATACCCCTTAATATTAGCAGAGCAATATTAAGGAGTCAATACAAAATACGAATATTAGTAATTTTTTTGTGATAATAGTTCGTGTATATTTTCACTAAAGTACTCTACATATAAATTAAAAACAAAAATGCACTTATTCATATTTATTGAATAAGTGTATTTTTCTATTAGTTAACTCCAAACCACTTCATTATACTTGCTATTTCTGTCTATTTCTTAAGAAAACTATTATAAATACTTATATTATCTAATGACCTTATTCTTTCTGAAAATTTACCTTCTTTTGTATCTCCTAAGGCTTTATTCATATCATACATTCTTGCATCCATTATGTCTAAATGATGTAACATTTCTGCTTCAGGTATCATTGGTTTTTTAGGACTTCCATATTCCGCTTCATAATGATGAGCCAGTACCATATGTTCTAACAACATTGTTACTTCTTTATCCGCTTTAACCTCAATACTTGCTGTTTCTATCATTTTAACACCTTGGATTATATGTCCTAGAAGTTGTCCTTCCACTGAATACTCACTTACAATTCCAAGCTCACTAGCATTCATCTCATATATTTTTCCAATATCATGAAGTATTATACCTGCATATAACAAATCTGTATTTAGAAAAGTATAAATCTCGCTTAATTTTTCTCCTGCCTTAAGCATAGTGGTTGTATGGTATAAAAGGCCTGATCTTATAGCATGGTGATTAGATTTAGCTGCCGGGTAATGCATTAGTTTCTCTTCATTATAAGTTAAAATATTAGTGACTATATTCTGAATATCTATATTTTCAATTTTAGATAAGTAGTTTAAAACATCATCATACATTTTCTCCGGTGAGTAAGGTGCTACTGCCACATAATCACAAATATTTACGTTGTCTTTTTCCTCAGTTAATCTTATTGCTTCAATCTTTAATTGAAGTTTTCCTCTCCACTCATTTACAGTTCCCTTAATTTTAACTAGTATGCTTTGTTTAAACTTATTTTCTAATTCATCATTGCACTCCCAAAGTTTTGCATTTATATCACCTGAGGCATCACCTAAATTAAAATCCAAATATTTATTTGTATTGCTATTATTGGAAACCTTTGTGTCTACAGACTTTATAACAAAAAAGCCTTCAATTCTATCCCCTTTTTTTATTTCGCTTATCTTCTTCATTTCCATATTTATCTCCTTATGTTGTAATAAATGTATTATATAAAATACGTTATGATGATACAATCGATTAATGTTTCTACACATATAAAGTGAATCACATAACTTTAATATCCCTATTAATTATACATCATTATTCTTTATAAATTAAACTAATTGTTTTATAGTTTAGCTATTTGTCCTCATTTAACAAATACTTTGATCTAACAGATTAAAATATTAAATAAAATATAAGTTTACTAATGTTTCCCAGAATATTTTACCGTTGCTAAACTATATTGTTTAAGTTATAATTTTTTAATAATGGAGGTGTACACATGAACGTTAATTTTTCTAATATTAATCTTAATACCATTATTATGTTTGCATTAGCATTGTTACTTGCTTATCTTGGTATTGCCGTATTTAAGTTGGTTGGAAGGATATTAAGTATCGCACTTGGTATATTTCTTTTAATATATGTCCTTCAACAAGTAGGTATTACTGTTCCTGTATTAACTGATATTCTTGCCATCTTATTAAATGTGTTAACCCCAGTTATAGATGCTGTTAAACATTTAATAGGTTTATAAACATCAAAAATATTTATTTTTAATGAAAAGATTAATAGGACAAGCGTAAATTAGCTTATTTTATTAGTCTTTTTCCTATTACAAAATTATTATTGTAGTATCCAGTTAATAAAGATGTTTTAATAACATCACCTGTCTTTGGTGATTGTATAAACTTATTATTCCCAACATATATACCAACATGAGATACTTGATTAGGTATTGCTGGATTCGTCCTAAAAAACACCAAATCTCCCTTTTGAAGACTATTTATATTAATTGAGGAACCTACATTTACTTGGTCCATAGTTGTTCTAGGTAAATTTATACCTATGCTTTTATAAACATACTGCACAAGACCTGAACAATCAAATCCACCACTTACATATTTACCCACAATATTAAATTTAGCCGGTGTTGTGCCTCCCCATAAATATGGCATGCCTAAAAATGTGTTTACGTACGCCATTAACCTATCAATATCCTTAGCCCTAGATGATTGTGTATTAACTAGACTTATGTAAGTTTTAGATATGTACCCTACTTTACCATTGTATATAATTTTATAAAAACTATTTTGTGTTCCATATATATTTACTTTAAGACCTTTTTTTATAATTTCTATAATGTTATCACCCATAGTAGCTTCTTTTCTCACATTTAAACTATATGCTGTAACAATACCCGTTCCTATAGATTGTAACAGTGATCTATTTACACTGCTTGTACTATTTATTGTGGTTATTTTAACATATGAACTGCATATGTATCCAGTCTTACCTTTATAATTTATTTTATAGAAGTTCCCCTCTTTTCCAAGTGTATTCACCATAGTATTTCTCGAAAGCGAAGTTATAATAGAAGATGAAAGTGAAGATTTTTGTCTTACACATAATGAACTTGCATTTATTATTCCACTATCAGCAAATACAGTATGTGAACTTGCCATAATAAATAAAACTGCTATAAAAGTTATTATTTTTTTCATGCACTCATCTCCAATAATTATACATTACATATTATTACTTTTATTGGTATTATTGTAACACAGGTTGGCTATTTTTTATACACTTATAATTAAATATTATAATATATACTGTTACTTTTATACCTTGTAACAAAAAAATTATTAGGTGATAATTATACCAAAAGATAGAAAAAAAGTAGTTAAGATTAACCCTTAACCACTTTTCTAACTCACTATTATTTTAATTTATTAACCTTCTCTATCCTATGCTTAAAAATTCTTGCCACAAGCAACTAATTTTTTATCACTTTTTATTAATTTGCTTTTGTCTATTCCAACCTTAACTTTTATCTTTTTCATATACATTCAACCTCACCTTATATGTAATTACACTTTAAGTGCTTAAACAGTAGCCTTTTAACTTCTTATTTTTCTTATCTACTAGTATTATCACCAATAATATTTTATCTTAATCAACTTCCATTATTATATATATGTTTAATTTATATAAATAATGCTTTTATATAAATAACATAATATTTATATACCCATTTGATATTTATATATAGGCAAGAAAAAATGAGTGTATCAATATGATTTTTAATCATATTGATACACTCATCTTTTTGATTTACAATTGGAGCTGAAAAAGGGGATCGAACCCTCGACCTACGCGTTACGAGTGCGTTACTCTACCAACTGAGCTATTTCAGCATATATTAAGAAATTCTAACTATTACATTTGTTTAATAACGATACAAATTTTTGTTAAGTTCTAATCCATTTGCATCAGTAAATGCATTGGTAACAATCAAAATTAAATCAACTAACACCCATATTCCAAAACCACCAAAAGTTAAAATCATTAAAATCCCTGTACCTATTTTCCCTACATAAAACCTATGGATACCTACTGCACCAAAGAAAATACACAGCAACAAAGTGAGTAACCAGTTTTTGGAACTAATATTTCGATCTTGCGTCATATTAGTTTGAATCAATAAATTAATGCCACAAACCTTACAAAAATTAGATCCATCATCATTTTGAGAATTACAATTATGACAGAACATTGAATCACCCTTTTTTTATATTATTTGGAATACCTCATTTATATTTTATCATATGTGTCAATACTTTACTATATATATAAATGAAGTATTTATTAACTAGTTATAAACTTGCACAATAGATAGGAGTGACTTTTATGTCACTCCTATCTATAAAGACATATCTTTTACGCAGCTAAGCCTTTTCATATAATCACTTTCAACAGAATCTATATCTTTTTTTTGTTTCTCCTCTTTTATTTTTTTAACATCAACTGAACCGCTAGTCTTTAAATCAGAATCTGGCATAGCGCTTTTAAAAAGATCTCCAACTATATTACCTATATATTCTTTAACCTGCGGATTATCTAAAATATTTGCAATATCTACAGTATCTAATTTCTTAACTTTATCACCATAGTCCCTATAAAACCTAAGCGCCTGCTTAATAAGTTTGGAATTGTTTATACCCTTTTTCTCCATACTGCCCACATAGTTTATTAAATCTTTGTCTGTTTCATCTCCTAAATTTGATGATACAGTTTTACGGAGTGCCCCCATGATTATTTCCTCTCAACATTGGTTGCAGCAACTTCTTTATTTCCATCCAAATATTCTAATACTAAAAGCTCTTTATATCTTTCAGCGAATAGTATAGCATTTGCACATTGAGGATTCTTATTTTCAATTAATTTTGGCTCAGTTTTTATGAACTCAGTTTGTAAATATTGTAGTAATAGAATAGCAGGCCCACCTATTATCCTTATATCTTTACAAGTATTCGGTTTAAAAGAGCTATTAATTGAACTGATTGCTTTCTCTACATACGGTCTTAACACTAGATCTTTAATATCTTGCAATACATTTTCCTCTCCAAAAGGTAGTTCATTATCCTCTAAAAATTCAATAGCATCTGATATATCATAATTACCATCAGATCCCTCAGCTGAGTTAAATTTAGTAAGAAGAGCTTCTATTGTTGGTTCAAAACCATGTTGAGCAAAACTACTAGCCTTAGTCATTCCAAGCACTTTATTACCAAATTCATCTTTTTCATATTTCCAATGAGACACATCTAAAGTCCCACCACCAAAATCAAGAAGCAGCATTGGATAACTAAATGTTTCCATAGTTTCAGCACTTAACGTTCCCCCTTGTTTAAATACTTGTACATCTAAAATCTCTATATCATATGTTACATTATTTATAGTTATAGTTTGCTTCTCCATCTTCTTGATTTCATTTTTTAGTGGAATACTATGGTCTATATAATATTCTGCGGGTAGTCCCACAGCAAGTCTTACTCTTATCTTAGTTTCACCCTTAAAGCTTAGTGCAATAGCATTAAGTAGGTTTAACTTATAATGGTCTGACATATATTTATTAGCTTCCATATTTAGTTTACCTTCCTTGTTGCCTACTGTAAACAACTTTCCATTCCAAATAATGTTACTTATTCCAGTAGCCCTCGAGCCATGTTTAGTTACAGCAGATACACGACTTGCAAAAGTTACATTAGTACTTGTTTTTGTAAATGTATTTCCTATATCTACAGTTAATACTGACGCCAACACTTTATTTAATGCGGGATATTTTTTTGATATTTCTGTTAAGTTCATTTCTTTTTCCTCCTAAATTTTTCTATTTGTTCTTTCTTGTTATATATTCTATATTTTAGGTTAATATCCTTCTTTTAATTTATTTAATTGTAAATATTTATAAATATACCTATAATTGTTTATTTACATACCTGCAAATATATATATATATATATTTACAAATGTAAACATACATATATATACTTAAGAAAAAAACCTTAATAACACTCCTGCCATAACAACCTATTTACTATTCATGTGCAAATAAAAATAGTATAACAAAATTTTTTAAATTTTGTTATACTATTTTAATTATTAGTCCCTATGAATTACATCAAGCCTTGCAAATTTACTGAATTGACCTATCCATGCAAGTTTTACTGTTCCTATAGGACCATTTCTTTGTTTTGCTATTATAAGTTCTGCTACGTTTTTATCTTCCGTCTCCTCATTATAGTATTCATCTCTATATAAGAACATAACAAGATCAGCATCCTGCTCAATAGAGCCTGACTCTCTAAGGTCAGATAGCATAGGACGATGGTCCGTTCTTTGCTCTGGGGCACGTGATAGCTGTGATAATGCTATAACCGGACACTGCATCTCTTTTGCGAGTGCTTTAATAGATCTTGATATTTCCGATACTTCCTGTTGTCTGCTTTCTGTATTACTTCCAGTCATAAGCTGAAGATAATCTATGACTATCATATCAATTCCATGTTCCATTTTTAATTTTCTACATTTTGAACGCATATCCATAACAGAAGTTCCTGCTGTATCATCAATGAATATTTTAGCAGCCGCAAGTGGTCCGGATGCTTTTGCTATATTTTCCCAATCTCTATCTTCTAAATCTCCATGTCTAAGCTTTGACATATCAACATTTGCTTCTGAACATAATAGTTTATATGAAAGTTGTTCTTTAGACATTTCCAGAGAAAATACAGCTACGCTTTTCCCCTGTCTAAGAGCTGCATACTCTGCTAAATTTAATGCAAATGTAGTTTTACCCATAGACGGCCTTGCTGCAATAAGTATCATATCACCCTTTTGAAATCCAGCTGTTTTATCATCAAGCTCTGGGAAACCACTTGATATACCAGTTGTTTCGCCTTTATTATTAAAGATTCTTTCTATTTCTAGAAATCCTCTCTCAAGCACTGTATTCATAGGCTCAAAGTCTCCTGCATTTTTTTTCTGTGATATATTAAATACTTTTTGCTCTGCAAGATCCATTACTGCTTCTACGTCATCTTGTTTATTATAACAATTTTCTATAATCTCAGTAGAAGATTTAATAAGTTTTCTCAAAGTAGATTTATCCTCTACAATTTTTATGTATGAACTTAAATTAGCTGTGGAGGGTATTGAGTTACTTATCTC
Encoded here:
- a CDS encoding 3'-5' exoribonuclease YhaM family protein, whose product is MEMKKISEIKKGDRIEGFFVIKSVDTKVSNNSNTNKYLDFNLGDASGDINAKLWECNDELENKFKQSILVKIKGTVNEWRGKLQLKIEAIRLTEEKDNVNICDYVAVAPYSPEKMYDDVLNYLSKIENIDIQNIVTNILTYNEEKLMHYPAAKSNHHAIRSGLLYHTTTMLKAGEKLSEIYTFLNTDLLYAGIILHDIGKIYEMNASELGIVSEYSVEGQLLGHIIQGVKMIETASIEVKADKEVTMLLEHMVLAHHYEAEYGSPKKPMIPEAEMLHHLDIMDARMYDMNKALGDTKEGKFSERIRSLDNISIYNSFLKK
- a CDS encoding C40 family peptidase; translated protein: MKKIITFIAVLFIMASSHTVFADSGIINASSLCVRQKSSLSSSIITSLSRNTMVNTLGKEGNFYKINYKGKTGYICSSYVKITTINSTSSVNRSLLQSIGTGIVTAYSLNVRKEATMGDNIIEIIKKGLKVNIYGTQNSFYKIIYNGKVGYISKTYISLVNTQSSRAKDIDRLMAYVNTFLGMPYLWGGTTPAKFNIVGKYVSGGFDCSGLVQYVYKSIGINLPRTTMDQVNVGSSININSLQKGDLVFFRTNPAIPNQVSHVGIYVGNNKFIQSPKTGDVIKTSLLTGYYNNNFVIGKRLIK
- a CDS encoding TM2 domain-containing protein, which codes for MFCHNCNSQNDDGSNFCKVCGINLLIQTNMTQDRNISSKNWLLTLLLCIFFGAVGIHRFYVGKIGTGILMILTFGGFGIWVLVDLILIVTNAFTDANGLELNKNLYRY
- a CDS encoding ParM/StbA family protein; translation: MNLTEISKKYPALNKVLASVLTVDIGNTFTKTSTNVTFASRVSAVTKHGSRATGISNIIWNGKLFTVGNKEGKLNMEANKYMSDHYKLNLLNAIALSFKGETKIRVRLAVGLPAEYYIDHSIPLKNEIKKMEKQTITINNVTYDIEILDVQVFKQGGTLSAETMETFSYPMLLLDFGGGTLDVSHWKYEKDEFGNKVLGMTKASSFAQHGFEPTIEALLTKFNSAEGSDGNYDISDAIEFLEDNELPFGEENVLQDIKDLVLRPYVEKAISSINSSFKPNTCKDIRIIGGPAILLLQYLQTEFIKTEPKLIENKNPQCANAILFAERYKELLVLEYLDGNKEVAATNVERK
- a CDS encoding replicative DNA helicase: MDTPLRSLPYNLEAEQSVIGSMLIDKTAISRVVEVLKGDDFYRDSHKVIFNAIYELYQKDTPIDMITLLEHLRSAEKLEASGGITYISEISNSIPSTANLSSYIKIVEDKSTLRKLIKSSTEIIENCYNKQDDVEAVMDLAEQKVFNISQKKNAGDFEPMNTVLERGFLEIERIFNNKGETTGISSGFPELDDKTAGFQKGDMILIAARPSMGKTTFALNLAEYAALRQGKSVAVFSLEMSKEQLSYKLLCSEANVDMSKLRHGDLEDRDWENIAKASGPLAAAKIFIDDTAGTSVMDMRSKCRKLKMEHGIDMIVIDYLQLMTGSNTESRQQEVSEISRSIKALAKEMQCPVIALSQLSRAPEQRTDHRPMLSDLRESGSIEQDADLVMFLYRDEYYNEETEDKNVAELIIAKQRNGPIGTVKLAWIGQFSKFARLDVIHRD